DNA from Chryseomicrobium sp. FSL W7-1435:
TTGGCGGTGTGTTTTCACTAAAAGTCGCATCTGAAATGCCGGTGAAAGGCGTTGTCACAATGTGCGCCCCAATGACCATGAAAACGACAGAGCTGATGTTTGAAGGAGTTCTCGGCTATGCCCGCGAATATAAAAAATATGAGGGCAAAGAGCCAGCAGTGATTGAACAAGAGGTCGAAGCAATTCGCCAGACACCCATGCAAACATTGCCAGAGCTACAACAACTCATCAAGGATGTGCGTGGATTAGTGGATCACGTCTATGCGCCATTATTCGTCGTACAGGGACGTTTAGACAATGTCATCGACACCAACTCAGCTAACATCATCCACGACACAGCAGAGTCCACTGACAAGCAAATCAAGTGGTATGAAAAATCAGGTCATGTCATTACGCTGGACCAAGAAAAAGAGCAGTTACACGAAGACATCCTGGAATTTTTAAATAAATTGGATTGGCACGAGTAATGCAGCGCGTTTTAGGAAATAGTAAGACAAAGGAGGGACCTATATGGATTCACAACAATTAGAACAAATGATAGTGGACTTGATGAGAGACGACACGTATAAACCATTAACTACTAAAGAACTCGAAGCGCATTTTCAAATCGACGATGCTGACGACTTCAAAGAGTTCGTTAAGACGCTTGTTCGTCTAGAAGAGAACGGCAAAATTGTGCGCTCTCGCTCCAATCGCTATGGTGTACCAGAACGCATGAATTTGATCGCCGGAAAGTTTATCGGCCACGCACGTGGTTTTGGTTTCGTAGCACCAGAAGAAGAAGGGATGGATGATATTTTCATTCCACCGACTGAAATTAATGGGGCATTCAACGGGGACATGGTTCTCGTACGTGTGTCCTCCTCT
Protein-coding regions in this window:
- a CDS encoding carboxylesterase; protein product: MRISTPKPFFFEAGKRAVLLLHGFTGNSADVRMLGRFLEKNGYTSIAPHYKGHGVPPEQLIETGPADWWQDVLGAYQELKDKGYEEIAVAGLSLGGVFSLKVASEMPVKGVVTMCAPMTMKTTELMFEGVLGYAREYKKYEGKEPAVIEQEVEAIRQTPMQTLPELQQLIKDVRGLVDHVYAPLFVVQGRLDNVIDTNSANIIHDTAESTDKQIKWYEKSGHVITLDQEKEQLHEDILEFLNKLDWHE